One segment of Cynocephalus volans isolate mCynVol1 chromosome 8, mCynVol1.pri, whole genome shotgun sequence DNA contains the following:
- the SLC39A1 gene encoding zinc transporter ZIP1, producing the protein MGPWGEPELLVWRPEAVVSEPPVPVGLEVKLGALVLLLVFTLLCSLVPICVLRRPGANHESSASRRKALSLVSCFAGGVFLATCLLDLLPDYLAAIDEALAALHVTLQFPLQEFILAMGFFLVLVMEQITLAYKEQSVLPPREETRALLGTVNGGPQHWHDRPGVPQASGAPAAPSALRACVLVFSLALHSVFEGLAVGLQRDRARAMELCLALLLHKGILAVSLSLRLLQSHLRAQVVAGCGILFSCMTPLGIGLGAALAESAGPLHQLAQSVLEGMAAGTFLYITFLEILPQELATSEQRILKVILLLAGFALLTGLLFIQI; encoded by the exons ATGGGGCCCTGGGGAGAGCCAGAGCTCCTGGTGTGGCGCCCAGAAGCGGTAGTTTCGGAGCCCCCAGTGCCTGTGGGGCTGGAGGTGAAGTTGGGGGccctggtgctgctgctggtgttcACTCTCCTCTGCAGTCTGGTGCCCATCTGTGTGCTGCGCCGGCCTGGAGCTAACCATGAATCTTCCG CTTCCCGCCGGAAAGCCCTGAGCCTAGTAAGCTGCTTCGCAGGGGGTGTCTTTTTGGCCACCTGTCTCCTGGACCTGCTGCCGGACTACCTGGCTGCCATAGATGAGGCTCTGGCAGCCCTGCACGTGACG CTCCAGTTCCCCCTGCAAGAATTCATCCTGGCCATGGGCTTCTTCCTGGTCCTGGTGATGGAGCAGATCACACTGGCTTACAAGGAGCAGTCAGTGCTACCACCTCGGGAGGAGACAAGGGCTCTGCTGGGAACAGTGAATGGTGGGCCGCAGCATTGGCATGACAGGCCAGGGGTCCCACAGGCAAGTGGAGCCCCAGCAGCTCCCTCAGCCCTGCGTGCCTGTGTACTGGTCTTCTCCTTGGCCCTACACTCAGTGTTTGAGGGGCTGGCAGTGGGGCTGCAGCGAGACCGGGCTCGGGCCATGGAGCTGTGCCTGGCTTTGCTGCTCCACAAGGGTATCCTGGCTGTCAGCCTGTCCCTGAGGCTGCTGCAGAGCCATCTGCGGGCACAGGTGGTGGCTGGCTGTGGGATCCTCTTCTCATGCATGACACCTCTGGGCATTGGTCTTGGAGCAGCTCTGGCAGAGTCAGCCGGGCCTCTGCACCAGCTGGCACAGTCTGTGCTGGAGGGCATGGCAGCTGGCACCTTCCTCTATATCACCTTCCTGGAAATCCTGCCCCAGGAGTTGGCCACTTCAGAGCAGAGGATCCTCAAGGTTATTCTGCTTCTAGCAGGCTTTGCCCTGCTCACTGGCCTGCTCTTCATCCAAATTTAG
- the CREB3L4 gene encoding cyclic AMP-responsive element-binding protein 3-like protein 4 yields MDLGTPDLLDALLEPPEDIFSAGSFLELGLHCPPPEVPVTSLQEQGLQGWESSGGHGCGLQESESEEFLKVFIDPNEVYCSAASPGSDSGISEDPGHPDSPSALRAPSSPAFCEVVYEAGALERMQGETGPTLGLISIQLNQWSPQFMVPDACVVSELPFDAHAHILPRAGTVTPVPPATLLPCQTLFLTDEEKHLLGQEGVSLPSHLPLTKAEERVLKKVRRKIRNKQSAQDSRRRKKEYINGLESRVAACSAQNQELQKKVQELERHNISLVAQLRQLQTLIAQTSNKAAQTSTCVLILLFSLALIILPSFSPFQALPEVGSEDYQLHGVISRNILTHKDMTENLETPMVESRLGELPGAKDANGSTRTLPEKMGGKTGPSGHIRTLLHADEM; encoded by the exons ATGGATCTTGGAACCCCTGACCTGCTGGACGCGTTGCTGGAGCCCCCAGAAGATATCTTCTCAGCAGGATCCTTCCTGGAGCTAGGACTCCACTGTCCCCCTCCAGAGGTCCCGGTGACTAGCCTACAGGAACAGGGGCTGCAAGGCTGGGAGTCCAGTGGGGGCCATGGCTGT GGCCTTCAAGAGAGTGAGTCTGAAGAGTTCCTGAAGGTTTTCATTGATCCCAATGAGGTGTACTGCTCAGCAGCATCTCCTGGCAGTGACAGTGGCATCTCCGAGGACCCTGGCCATCCAGACAGTCCCTCTGCTCTAAGGGCACCCAGTTCTCCTGCCTTCTGTGAGGTTGTCTATGAAGCAGGGGCCCTGGAGAGGATGCAGGGAGAAACTGGGCCAACCTTAGGACTCATCTCCATCCAGCTAA ATCAATGGAGCCCACAATTTATGGTGCCAGATGCCTGTGTGGTCAGCGAGCTGCCCTTTGATGCTCATGCCCACATCCTGCCCAGAGCAGGCACTGTAACCCCAGTGCCTCCTGCAACCTTG CTGCCCTGTCAAACTCTGTTCCTAACAGATGAGGAGAAGCATCTGCTGGGGCAAGAAGGAGTTTCTCTACCCTCTCACCTGCCCCTCACCAAG GCAGAGGAGAGGGTCCTCAAGAAGGTCAGGAGGAAAATCCGTAACAAGCAGTCAGCTCAGGACAGTCGGCGGCGCAAGAAAGAGTACATCAATGGGCTAGAGAGCAG GGTGGCAGCCTGTTCTGCACAGAACCAGGAACTACAGAAAAAAGTCCAGGAGCTGGAGAGGCATAACAT CTCTTTGGTGGCTCAGCTCCGCCAGCTACAGACTCTCATTGCTCAAACCTCCAACAAAGCTGCCCAAACCAGCACTTGTGTTCTG aTCCTTCTTTTTTCCCTGGCTCTCATCATCCTGCCCAGCTTCAGCCCCTTTCAGGCTCTACCAGAAGTTGGGTCTGAGGATTACCAGCTTCATGGAG TGATTTCTAGAAATATCCTGACCCACAAGGACATGACAGAAAATCTGGAGACCCCAATGGTAGAGTCCAGACTGGGGGAGCTGCCTGGAGCCAAGGATGCTAATGGCTCAACAAGGACACTGCCTGAGAAGATGGGAGGGAAGACAGGACCCAGTGGGCACATCAGAACTCTGCTGCATGCAGATGAGATGTGA
- the JTB gene encoding protein JTB: MFAGAGRLGLPQGHRLCWLLCAFTLKLCQAEVPVREEKLSVSTSNLPCWLVEEFVVAEECAPCSNFQAKTTPECSSTGYVEKITCSSSKRNDFKSCRSALMEQYLFWKFEGAVVVVALIFACLVINRQRQLDRKALEKVRKQIESI; encoded by the exons ATGTTTGCGGGCGCGGGGAGGCTTGGCCTCCCCCAGGGCCACCGCCTGTGCTGGTTACTCTGCGCTTTCACCTTAAAGCTCTG CCAAGCAGAGGTTCCCGTGCGGGAAGAGAAGCTGTCAG TGAGCACTTCAAATTTGCCCTGCTGGCTGGTGGAAGAGTTTGTGGTGGCAGAAGAGTGCGCTCCATGTTCTAATTTCCAGGCT AAAACCACTCCTGAGTGTAGTTCCACAGGGTATGTGGAGAAAATTACATGTAGCTCATCTAAAAGGAATGATTTCAAAAG CTGCCGCTCAGCTCTGATGGAACAATATTTATTCTGGAAATTTGAAGGGGCTGTTGTGGTTGTGGCCTTGATCTTCGCTTGCCTTGTCATCAACCGCCAGCGACAACTGGACAGAAAAGCTCTGGAAAAGGTCCGGAAGCAAATCGAGTCAATATAG